The Rhodoflexus caldus genome contains the following window.
CCGTGATTCAGTACGTAGCGGATGTATTCCTGCTTGATTTGTTCCATAATGAGGGATGCTGATAGCAAAAACTTTCAATTTTGATTCCACCTATTTTAACTGATTGAGCAGCTAAAAGGTTCTCAAACAATGAAAAACATTGGCTGCCGTTGTTTTTTTCGCGGGGGCGTATATACAAACCTGACAGGTTTTTAAGACCTTTTAGGTTTAAACTGCTGTTTTTCAACAACTTACCAAAAAAGCATTTTTCGCAAAATCACTTACAATTTTGCATAAGTAAGCCCCAACCGGCATTTCGGGATTTGGATGTGGGATTTCAGATTTAAAAAAATCAGCAAAAATATTTTACAAATTAGCGCAATTGGTTTGCGCAAGATTAGGCATGTAACCCTGACGAATCTTGGATGCCCGTCAGGTTCTGCCTATGCCATGCATTCCATTTAGCCAGATGCTCAGGCAATGGTTTTACCCTCCGCTTACAGGCGGAATCAGTGCGATTTCGTCGGTTGGGCGAATGATGTAGTCGGGCAGTGCATACTCGCCGTTGATGGCCACCGCTACCGATTTAAGTGCGCCCATCATTGGGTAAGTGGTTTTCAGTTCGTTGAGCAAATCGGCTACGGTGTAATGTTCCTGTGCAATTTGCCACTCCAACGACGATGTGCTGAGTTGTTCGCGCAGAATCCCGAAAAGTAGAATGGAAATTTTCATGCAAACAAAAATACAATTTACCGCGCCTAACAAAAAATGAACAGATAATTGCTTTGTATGCGGATGCCTTGTTATCTTGTCTTATCAATCAGCTATTCCTCAATTACGCTTTTTGTTGGTTTACCAAAAAGTTTACCTTTTTTTCATGGGCAAATGGCTTCATGCAATTAGCTTTTGTGTAGTATGGTGCGCGTTTTCAATTACTGCCTGCGCGCAGGGCGATGGTCAAAAAGGCATTGACCATTCGTACAAACCACTGACCCTAAAATTGGATGACAGCGGCAACAAGTATGTCCGTTTTATTATTTGGCATCACTTCTGGCTGAGTCGTACGCAGAACAACCCGGGTACGCGTTCCTATACGGGAGAAGATATGCCTGCATCGGTTGATTTTGGGGTGCGGCGTTCCCGTTTTTTGGCCTATGCACAGGTTTCTCCTCGCTTTTTAGTGCTGACCCACTTCGGCATTAACAATCAGAATTTTGCCTCCGGCGGCGCTCCCGGTACAGATGCAACCAATCAGGTAATTTCCGGCAACAAAAAACCGCAGATTTTTTTTCATGATATCTGGACGGAGTACATGATTGCCGATAAAAAACTCTATATCGGTACGGGTTTGCACTATTGGAACGGCATTTCGCGCATGAGCAGCCACAGTACGCTAAATTTTATGACCATGGATGCGCCGATTTTTAACTGGCCGCTGATTGAAAACAATGACCAATTTGCCCGCCAGTACGGCGTATATGCCAAAGGGCAATTGGGAAAGTTTGACTATCGGATTGCCGTTAATAAGCCGTTTCTGTTTGACCGACAGCCGCTGGAAAACCGCGCTTTTGGTACGGCAACCGAAAAAGCAGCGTTCTCGGGCTATTTCAATTACATGTTCAAAGAAAGTGAATCCAACAAACTGCCTTTTTTTGTAGGCAGTTACCTTGGCGCAAAAACGGTTTTTAACATTGGTGCGGGCTTTTACTACCATCCCGAATCTACGGCCAGTCTGCAAAATGGGGTTAAGACAAAGCACGATATCGTGCTATGGGGTGCCGATTTGTTCTACGACCGGCCGTTGAATGGCGGTAAAAATTTTCTCTCGCTGTATTCGGTATTCTACAATTACGATTTCGGCCCTAACTACCTGCGCAATATTGGCATATTGAATCCTGAAATCAATTTTAACCCGACCACCGTCTCCTTTAACGGCCCCGGCAATGCACAGCCAACCATCGGGACGGGGCAAATCTGGTACACGCAGGTTGGTTTTGGGCTTCCCAAGTTGAAAAACGGTACACAGTTTATGCCTTATGCAACGCATACGTGGAAAAATTTTGAGTATCTCAACCAGCCATCTCATCAGTTTGATATTGGTTTTCAATGGTTTATTAATCAGCATAATGCCAAAATATCGCTGCAATATGGCGCAAGACCTGTGTACGACCTGAACCGCAATAAACTTGGCAAACTCTACGGCGAGTGGATTTTGCAAACCCATATTTTTATTTGATTCACCTTTTTACCTACCCACGAAAATGAAAACATCGGAAGAAACCGAACACTTGCGCCAATATTGGCGGCGAAACCTGCGCATCTTAGCCGTATTGCTTGGCATATGGCTGCTTGTATCGTGCTTTTTGAGTATTTTTTTTGTAAAAGAGCTGAATGCTTACCGATTGGGTGGCTTTAAATTAGGCTTTTGGTTTGCTCAGCAAGGCTCTATTTATATTTTCCTTGCATTAATCGTCATCTACGTTCGTCAGATGAACAAGTTAGACAAGGAATTTGATGTTGATGAAAAATAAACATAATCGGCCGCTTTAAACAAATCAATCTCATGGATGTTCAAATTTGGACTTATATCATTGTAGGGCTGAGTTTTGCGCTGTATATCAGCATTGCACTCTGGACACGAGCAAACTCTACCAAAGAATTTTATGTGGCAGGCGGTGGTGTTTCTCCGCTGGCCAACGGCATGGCAACAGCCGCCGATTGGATGTCGGCAGCCTCTTTTATTTCAATGGCCGGCATTATTTCATTTGCAGGCTACGACGGCTCGGTGTATCTGATGGGTTGGACGGGAGGTTACGTGTTGCTGGCACTGCTGCTTGCTCCTTACTTGCGCAAGTTTGGCAAATTCACCGTCCCTGATTTTATCGGGGAACGCTATTATTCCAACGTAGCGCGGACAGTAGCCGTTATTTGCGCTCTTTTTGTTTCGTTCACCTACGTAGCAGGGCAAATGCGCGGCGTAGGCATTGTATTTTCCCGCTTTCTGGAAGTGGATATCAACACGGGCGTAATTATCGGGATGTTCATCGTGCTGTTCTATGCCGTACTGGGCGGTATGAAAGGTATTACCTACACGCAGGTGGCGCAGTATGTTATCCTGATTTTTGCCTACATGGTTCCGGCAATTTTTATTTCTATCCAACTGACGGGCAATCCCGTGCCGCAATTAGGCTTTGGCGGCACACTGGCAGCCGAACCGGGCGTTTATCTGCTCGACAAACTTGATGGGTTGAACCGCGAATTGGGCTTTACCGAATATACCGACGGTTCTAAGGCGCTGATAGACGTATTTGCCATCACCTTTGCGCTGATGATAGGTACTGCCGGATTGCCGCATGTGATTGTGCGCTTTTTTACGGTTCCCAAAGTGCGTGATGCCCGCTCCTCTGCGGGGTATGCGCTGCTGTTTATTGCCATCTTGTACACCACAGCGCCTGCCATTGCAGCATTTGCCCGCACCAATCTGATTCAGACCGTCAGCAATCAGCCATACGCCGCTATGCCTGAGTGGTTCAAAAAATGGGAGACAACCCAACTGATTAAGTTTGAAGACAAGAACACGGACGGCTTGATTCAGTACGTGGCCGATAAGGATAAAAATGAGTTGAAAATAGACAACGATATTATGGTGCTTGCCAATCCGGAAATTGCCAAGCTGCCCAATTGGGTAATTGCGCTGGTAGCAGCCGGTGGTTTGGCAGCAGCACTCTCTACGGCAGCGGGCTTGTTGCTGGTGATTTCCGCCGCAATTTCGCACGACTTGCTCAAAAAGCAGTTGATGCCAAAAATTACCGAAAAGCAGGAGTTGCTCGCGGCGCGTAGTGCATCAGTGTTTGCCGTGGTTATTGCGGGCTATTTCGGCATCAATCCTCCCGGATTTGTGGCGGCAGTAGTGGCGCTGGCATTTGGGCTGGCCGCTGCTTCATTTTTCCCTGCCATTATCCTCGGCATTTTCTACAAGCGCATGAACAAAGAAGGTGCTGTGGCGGGTATGGTAGGCGGCTTGCTGCTCATGATTTACTACATGCTGGCGTTTAAGTTCAATGCCTTTGGCGAAACTACTCCCAAAGACTGGTGGCTGGGCATTTCTCCCGAGGGTTTCGGAACGGTTGCGATGTTTGCCAACTTCTTTATTTCCATTGTGATTAGTGCCTTCACACCGCCGCCGCCCGTGCGTGTGCAACATTTGACCGAAAGCATACGCTACCCGAAAGGAGCCAAGGCCGCATCAGGGCATCACTGATGGCAAGTTATTGCTGATATACACAAACCTGACGGGTCTTATAAGCCCGTCAGGTGGAAGGATTACCCGCAGGTGTGTACACGAAAATCAGGAAAAATTCAGCAAACAACTGATAGTACTTTTACCTCACGTTATCACATTTGCCCGCTTTCCATTGCGAAATACCGTTTCGCAACGCCTCGGCAGCATTGCGGTAAGTCATTCCGTCGCAGCCACAGACAGCCGCAGCGGTAGAGCTTGAATAGCTGCCGGCACGCACATCTGCCGGTCGGTTCTTTTTACACTCCAATTTGTTGAGCCATTCCAAATCATAATTGGCGCGGCTTATCAGTTCGCTGCGTGTACAAAGGCCGGTTTTGTAGGTATAATCGGCGTTTCCGGTGGCATAAATCAGGTATTCTTCGCCTTTGAAAAACAGCCAGTCGCAGGAACTGAACCCTACTTCTATGTAGATATTGCGGTCTTGCAGTACAACGCCTTTCCAAAGTTGGATAACATCAAAAATGGCGTATTTTTTTACGCCCATATCCACAAATCCCGTGATTTTGCCATGAAATACGGCATCTGCATTTTCAAAAGCCTTTTGTACTGAAACAACGGAGTCGCTGCATTTGCAGGCGATGTAGTTATCGTTGGCAAAGTCGCCTTGTTCAATCCGCCCGTCGGGATAAATCATTACACCTCTGCCGTGCCGTTTGCCCATTTTCCAATCGCCCATGTACTTGGCACCGCTCGGCCAAATGCGCACGCCATAGCCGTTGGGCTCGTCGTTTGCCCATGTGCCTTCATGTGAGCCGCCGTCGGCAGAGGTTAATTTGCCCTCGCCGTGTCTTTTATCGTTCAGAAATTCGCCTGCGTAACGGTCGCCGTTTGGCCAGGTGTAGAGTCCGTAGCCGCTGCGTTTGCCCTGCACCCAGTTGCCGTCGTAAATGCTGCCGTCTTTGCCTGTGTAAGTGCCGCGTCCGTCCATCAGGTCGTTGCGCCACATGCCTACGTATTTGCTGCCATCCGGCCAGATGAAAGTGCCGCGTCCGTGCCGTTTGCCTGCGCGGTAATTACCCGCATATTTACCTGTTTGCGTGGAGTCCTTTTTTTGAGCGTATGCCGATGATAAATCAAGACAGAAAAACAGCAAAAAAACTGCCCCGATGCGTAGCAGATGGGTTATTGTCATCATGTTGTGTACTTATCAATGTATCAAACGAATTTAAAGCAAAGTGGGTTATTTGCGGATAACTTTGTTTAAATTTTGCCCACATGGAAATGAAAAAATGATGGATACGGCATTTATTTCAGGCGTTCTTTTTCCTGCCATTCTGGCGGTACTGATGTTGGGCATGGGCATGACGCTCAGCCCTGCGGATTTTAAGCGTGTGGCTGTTTTTCCGAAGGCGGCACTGGC
Protein-coding sequences here:
- a CDS encoding porin, whose amino-acid sequence is MGKWLHAISFCVVWCAFSITACAQGDGQKGIDHSYKPLTLKLDDSGNKYVRFIIWHHFWLSRTQNNPGTRSYTGEDMPASVDFGVRRSRFLAYAQVSPRFLVLTHFGINNQNFASGGAPGTDATNQVISGNKKPQIFFHDIWTEYMIADKKLYIGTGLHYWNGISRMSSHSTLNFMTMDAPIFNWPLIENNDQFARQYGVYAKGQLGKFDYRIAVNKPFLFDRQPLENRAFGTATEKAAFSGYFNYMFKESESNKLPFFVGSYLGAKTVFNIGAGFYYHPESTASLQNGVKTKHDIVLWGADLFYDRPLNGGKNFLSLYSVFYNYDFGPNYLRNIGILNPEINFNPTTVSFNGPGNAQPTIGTGQIWYTQVGFGLPKLKNGTQFMPYATHTWKNFEYLNQPSHQFDIGFQWFINQHNAKISLQYGARPVYDLNRNKLGKLYGEWILQTHIFI
- a CDS encoding MoaD/ThiS family protein; this translates as MKISILLFGILREQLSTSSLEWQIAQEHYTVADLLNELKTTYPMMGALKSVAVAINGEYALPDYIIRPTDEIALIPPVSGG
- a CDS encoding DUF4212 domain-containing protein; this translates as MKTSEETEHLRQYWRRNLRILAVLLGIWLLVSCFLSIFFVKELNAYRLGGFKLGFWFAQQGSIYIFLALIVIYVRQMNKLDKEFDVDEK
- a CDS encoding sodium:solute symporter family protein, which codes for MDVQIWTYIIVGLSFALYISIALWTRANSTKEFYVAGGGVSPLANGMATAADWMSAASFISMAGIISFAGYDGSVYLMGWTGGYVLLALLLAPYLRKFGKFTVPDFIGERYYSNVARTVAVICALFVSFTYVAGQMRGVGIVFSRFLEVDINTGVIIGMFIVLFYAVLGGMKGITYTQVAQYVILIFAYMVPAIFISIQLTGNPVPQLGFGGTLAAEPGVYLLDKLDGLNRELGFTEYTDGSKALIDVFAITFALMIGTAGLPHVIVRFFTVPKVRDARSSAGYALLFIAILYTTAPAIAAFARTNLIQTVSNQPYAAMPEWFKKWETTQLIKFEDKNTDGLIQYVADKDKNELKIDNDIMVLANPEIAKLPNWVIALVAAGGLAAALSTAAGLLLVISAAISHDLLKKQLMPKITEKQELLAARSASVFAVVIAGYFGINPPGFVAAVVALAFGLAAASFFPAIILGIFYKRMNKEGAVAGMVGGLLLMIYYMLAFKFNAFGETTPKDWWLGISPEGFGTVAMFANFFISIVISAFTPPPPVRVQHLTESIRYPKGAKAASGHH